A part of Scleropages formosus chromosome 3, fSclFor1.1, whole genome shotgun sequence genomic DNA contains:
- the rusf1 gene encoding RUS family member 1 isoform X2, with the protein MDGEGAPFATETYGSQEKWRYRLTEGRVVVREKSEAGGRSSLLGLFKSVFLPQGYPDSVSKDYLQYQFWDTVQAFSSSLSGNLSTQASLRGVGVGNQEATVAAATVTWLLRDGTGMLGRILFAWIKGSKLDCDAKKWRLVADVLNDVAMFMEILAPSFPACFTLIVCIAGVFKETLVNLAGLLVSLVLIPLVTDNPLLTFTLFFFFTVLHLLANYRAVRSVVMETLNETRLSILLHHYLSDDQILSPLEANHREPVFPDFKRRVPIKLGVRLGELVNSPAELQLALKNNRKPYLIGVKDGSVCVCRRQDMPASQEIKAVCQAVCLSTALLPGPAPEGVLKTLCAVGRQGLWEMVSESHKLIENIFPSFLDGLRAHGWQTDRLLLDWDEWRVDWGKKSD; encoded by the exons ATGGATGGCGAAGGAGCGCCATTTGCGACCGAGACCTACGGCTCTCAGGAGAAGTGGCGCTACCGCCTGACGGAGGGGCGTGTTGTAGTGCGGGAGAAAAGCGAAGCTGGCGGCCGCAGTTCGCTGCTCGGCCTTTTCAAA agtgtCTTCTTGCCACAGGGATATCCAGACAGTGTCAGCAAGGACTACCTGCAGTACCAATTCTGGGACACTGTACAG gcTTTCTCAAGTTCTCTGTCAGGTAATCTGTCCACACAAGCCTCATTGCGAGGTGTTGGCGTTGGCAATCAGGAAGCTACTGTTGCCGCAGCGACCGTTACCTGGTTACTAAGAG ATGGCACTGGGATGTTGGGCAGGATTCTCTTTGCTTGGATTAAAGG GAGCAAGCTGGATTGCGATGCCAAGAAATGGAG GTTGGTAGCTGACGTTCTGAATGATGTTGCCATGTTCATGGAGATCTTGGCACCCAgcttcccagcatgcttcaCTCTAATCGTGTGCATTGCTGGAGTTTTTAAG GAGACATTGGTGAACCTTGCCGGACTGTTGGTCAGCCTAGTTCTCATTCCGCTGGTCACCGACAACCCACT GCTGACCTtcaccctcttcttcttcttcaccgTCCTGCACCTCCTGGCCAATTACAGGGCAGTTCGTTCTGTTGTCATGGAGACCCTTAATGAGACTCGACTCTCTATTCTGCTGCACCACTACTTGAGTGATGACCAGATCCTCAGTCCACTGGAGGCCAATCACAGAGAGCCTGTTTTCCCTG ATTTCAAAAGGAGAGTCCCAATTAAACTTGGAGTAAGATTGGGAGAACTTGTTAATAG CCCTGCGGAGCTCCAGCTGGCTTTGAAAAACAATAGAAAACCGTACCTCATCGGAGTGAAGGATG gctctgtgtgtgtgtgtcggcgtCAGGACATGCCTGCAAGCCAGGAAATAAAGGCGGTCTGTCAGGCAGTGTGTCTCAGCACAGCGCTGCTCCCAGGGCCTGCGCCAGAGGGCGTTCTGAAAACGCTGTGTGCTGTGGGACGCCAAG GTCTGTGGGAAATGGTCTCTGAGAGTCACAAGCTGATTGAGAACATTTTTCCATCATTCCTTGATG GTCTGAGGGCACATGGCTGGCAGACTGACCGACTTCTCCTGGACTGGGATGAGTGGAGGGTGGACTGGGGCAAGAAGAGTGATTGA
- the rusf1 gene encoding RUS family member 1 isoform X1, with product MDGEGAPFATETYGSQEKWRYRLTEGRVVVREKSEAGGRSSLLGLFKSVFLPQGYPDSVSKDYLQYQFWDTVQAFSSSLSGNLSTQASLRGVGVGNQEATVAAATVTWLLRDGTGMLGRILFAWIKGSKLDCDAKKWRLVADVLNDVAMFMEILAPSFPACFTLIVCIAGVFKSIVGVAGGATRAALTLHQARRDNMADVSAKDGSQETLVNLAGLLVSLVLIPLVTDNPLLTFTLFFFFTVLHLLANYRAVRSVVMETLNETRLSILLHHYLSDDQILSPLEANHREPVFPDFKRRVPIKLGVRLGELVNSPAELQLALKNNRKPYLIGVKDGSVCVCRRQDMPASQEIKAVCQAVCLSTALLPGPAPEGVLKTLCAVGRQGLWEMVSESHKLIENIFPSFLDGLRAHGWQTDRLLLDWDEWRVDWGKKSD from the exons ATGGATGGCGAAGGAGCGCCATTTGCGACCGAGACCTACGGCTCTCAGGAGAAGTGGCGCTACCGCCTGACGGAGGGGCGTGTTGTAGTGCGGGAGAAAAGCGAAGCTGGCGGCCGCAGTTCGCTGCTCGGCCTTTTCAAA agtgtCTTCTTGCCACAGGGATATCCAGACAGTGTCAGCAAGGACTACCTGCAGTACCAATTCTGGGACACTGTACAG gcTTTCTCAAGTTCTCTGTCAGGTAATCTGTCCACACAAGCCTCATTGCGAGGTGTTGGCGTTGGCAATCAGGAAGCTACTGTTGCCGCAGCGACCGTTACCTGGTTACTAAGAG ATGGCACTGGGATGTTGGGCAGGATTCTCTTTGCTTGGATTAAAGG GAGCAAGCTGGATTGCGATGCCAAGAAATGGAG GTTGGTAGCTGACGTTCTGAATGATGTTGCCATGTTCATGGAGATCTTGGCACCCAgcttcccagcatgcttcaCTCTAATCGTGTGCATTGCTGGAGTTTTTAAG TCCATTGTCGGAGTTGCTGGGGGTGCCACGAGAGCTGCACTCACTCTGCACCAAGCCCGCAGAGACAACATGGCCGATGTGTCCGCAAAAGATGGCAGCCAG GAGACATTGGTGAACCTTGCCGGACTGTTGGTCAGCCTAGTTCTCATTCCGCTGGTCACCGACAACCCACT GCTGACCTtcaccctcttcttcttcttcaccgTCCTGCACCTCCTGGCCAATTACAGGGCAGTTCGTTCTGTTGTCATGGAGACCCTTAATGAGACTCGACTCTCTATTCTGCTGCACCACTACTTGAGTGATGACCAGATCCTCAGTCCACTGGAGGCCAATCACAGAGAGCCTGTTTTCCCTG ATTTCAAAAGGAGAGTCCCAATTAAACTTGGAGTAAGATTGGGAGAACTTGTTAATAG CCCTGCGGAGCTCCAGCTGGCTTTGAAAAACAATAGAAAACCGTACCTCATCGGAGTGAAGGATG gctctgtgtgtgtgtgtcggcgtCAGGACATGCCTGCAAGCCAGGAAATAAAGGCGGTCTGTCAGGCAGTGTGTCTCAGCACAGCGCTGCTCCCAGGGCCTGCGCCAGAGGGCGTTCTGAAAACGCTGTGTGCTGTGGGACGCCAAG GTCTGTGGGAAATGGTCTCTGAGAGTCACAAGCTGATTGAGAACATTTTTCCATCATTCCTTGATG GTCTGAGGGCACATGGCTGGCAGACTGACCGACTTCTCCTGGACTGGGATGAGTGGAGGGTGGACTGGGGCAAGAAGAGTGATTGA